A window of the Streptomyces formicae genome harbors these coding sequences:
- a CDS encoding SRPBCC family protein: MSSRSVVVERRIAAAQGPVWEALTDLRGMERVLSGVTKVEVLTDGGFGVGTRWRETRRMLGKEATEEMWVTASEPPERYVVEAESHGAHYVSEFLLRADGPATTTVRMTFSARPPGGFAGLLAKVLGGVGARAVSKAIEKDLADVAASVEGRSG; the protein is encoded by the coding sequence ATGAGCAGCAGAAGTGTTGTCGTCGAGCGGCGGATCGCCGCCGCCCAGGGTCCTGTGTGGGAGGCCCTCACCGACCTCAGGGGCATGGAGCGGGTGCTCAGCGGGGTGACGAAGGTCGAGGTCCTCACCGACGGGGGCTTCGGCGTCGGCACGCGCTGGCGCGAGACCCGGCGGATGCTGGGCAAGGAGGCCACCGAGGAGATGTGGGTGACGGCGAGCGAGCCTCCCGAGCGCTATGTGGTGGAGGCCGAGTCGCACGGCGCGCACTACGTCTCGGAGTTCCTGCTGCGGGCGGACGGGCCGGCGACGACGACGGTCCGGATGACGTTCTCGGCCCGGCCGCCGGGCGGCTTCGCGGGACTGCTCGCCAAGGTGCTGGGCGGCGTGGGCGCACGGGCCGTGAGCAAGGCGATCGAGAAGGACCTCGCCGATGTGGCCGCGTCGGTGGAGGGCCGCAGCGGGTGA
- a CDS encoding APC family permease → MATSTTTDTPEDQPSLKRAIGPKLLILFVIGDILGTGIYATTGKVAGKVGGALWLPFLIGFIVAIMTAASYVELVGKYPKAAGAALYTQKAFRVPFLTFIVAFMVMCSGLSSASAAARAFSGDYFLEFTDAVPPTLIAILFILALAALALRGVSESVKTNVVLTIVELTGLVIILGIGAWAVLTGGGEPSRLGDFEAQGTGYALLTSVLGATALGFFAFVGFEDSVNMAEETKDPVRTFPRAIFLGVAVTGTIYVLVALVSSLLVDYRVLETSSGPLLEVVKAGGVDFPPKLFALIALFAVTNSALINIMMASRLCYGLANEKVLPRGMGRVLRTRRTPVTGIIFVTLIAIGLVSTGGIEGLGDTTAFLLLCVFAVVNVAVLVLRKDHVEHRHFRTPTILPVLGAITSVILASPLSERGSDVYIRAGVLIAIGIVLWGVNKVWMKVRHEEEAPRG, encoded by the coding sequence ATGGCCACATCCACAACCACGGACACACCGGAAGACCAGCCGTCGCTCAAGCGGGCCATCGGCCCGAAGCTGCTGATCCTCTTCGTCATCGGCGACATCCTGGGCACCGGCATCTACGCCACGACCGGGAAGGTCGCGGGCAAGGTGGGCGGCGCGCTGTGGCTGCCGTTCCTGATCGGCTTCATCGTGGCGATCATGACGGCGGCGTCGTACGTCGAGCTCGTCGGCAAGTACCCGAAGGCGGCCGGGGCCGCGCTCTACACACAGAAGGCGTTCAGGGTCCCCTTCCTGACCTTCATCGTCGCCTTCATGGTGATGTGCTCGGGGCTGTCGTCCGCGAGCGCGGCCGCCCGTGCGTTCAGCGGCGACTACTTCCTGGAGTTCACGGACGCCGTCCCGCCGACGCTGATCGCGATCCTCTTCATCCTCGCGCTCGCCGCGCTGGCGCTGCGCGGTGTCTCGGAGTCGGTGAAGACCAATGTGGTGCTGACCATCGTCGAGCTGACCGGGCTGGTGATCATCCTCGGGATCGGCGCGTGGGCGGTGCTGACGGGCGGCGGGGAGCCGTCCCGGCTGGGCGACTTCGAGGCGCAGGGCACGGGGTACGCGCTGCTGACGAGCGTGCTGGGCGCCACCGCGCTGGGCTTCTTCGCCTTCGTCGGCTTCGAGGACTCGGTCAACATGGCGGAGGAGACCAAGGATCCGGTGCGCACCTTCCCGCGCGCGATCTTCCTGGGTGTGGCCGTGACCGGCACGATCTATGTGCTGGTCGCGCTGGTGTCCTCGCTGCTCGTGGACTACCGGGTGCTGGAGACGTCGAGCGGGCCGCTGCTGGAGGTCGTCAAGGCCGGCGGGGTCGACTTCCCGCCGAAGCTCTTCGCGCTGATCGCGCTCTTCGCGGTCACCAACTCGGCGCTGATCAACATCATGATGGCCTCGCGGCTCTGCTACGGACTCGCCAACGAGAAGGTGCTGCCGCGTGGCATGGGCCGGGTGCTGCGCACCCGCCGCACGCCCGTCACCGGCATCATCTTCGTCACCCTGATCGCCATCGGCCTCGTCTCGACGGGCGGGATCGAGGGCCTCGGCGACACGACCGCGTTCCTGCTGCTCTGCGTCTTCGCGGTGGTCAATGTCGCGGTGCTGGTGCTCCGCAAGGACCACGTCGAGCACCGGCACTTCCGTACGCCCACGATCCTGCCGGTGCTGGGGGCGATCACCTCGGTCATCCTGGCCAGCCCGCTGTCGGAGCGGGGGTCGGACGTCTACATCCGGGCCGGGGTGCTGATCGCCATCGGGATCGTGCTGTGGGGGGTCAACAAGGTGTGGATGAAGGTCCGGCACGAGGAAGAGGCGCCCCGAGGCTGA
- a CDS encoding transcriptional regulator yields MLLRLAAERATGALLRDRGTLYLVDGQVVHAESPASPGIDVLLTAGGRLGPDGWQEALREAGPQGRVGRHLVDSGRLSGGELEICHLGALYDAAYFALAPSSGPSRFRYGVAHWIGPVRPVPAEAVERETLRRRALLDRLWAHPETDTAPVVPARRTAGVRAAPRRRAVLDLADGVRTPADIARALGRPAFHTLIDVRRLAAAGLVEPPRTRTGATPSDPSEPPPEVARVMEMSVDPDVALLRRLRDALEATL; encoded by the coding sequence ATGCTGCTCCGGCTCGCCGCCGAGCGGGCCACGGGCGCGCTGTTACGCGACCGGGGAACGCTCTATCTCGTCGACGGGCAGGTGGTGCACGCCGAGAGCCCGGCCTCGCCCGGGATCGACGTCCTGCTGACCGCCGGCGGGCGACTGGGCCCCGACGGCTGGCAGGAGGCGCTGCGCGAGGCCGGGCCGCAGGGCAGGGTCGGCCGCCATCTCGTCGACAGCGGCCGGCTCAGCGGCGGCGAGCTGGAGATCTGCCATCTCGGAGCGCTGTACGACGCCGCCTACTTCGCGCTCGCACCCAGCAGCGGCCCCTCCCGCTTCCGCTACGGGGTGGCGCACTGGATCGGCCCCGTCCGGCCCGTGCCGGCCGAGGCCGTCGAGCGGGAGACGTTACGGCGCCGGGCACTGCTCGACCGGCTCTGGGCGCATCCCGAGACGGACACCGCCCCCGTCGTGCCCGCGCGCCGCACCGCCGGGGTACGGGCCGCCCCGCGCCGCCGCGCCGTGCTCGACCTGGCCGACGGGGTGCGCACACCTGCCGACATCGCCCGGGCCCTCGGCCGCCCCGCCTTCCACACCCTGATCGACGTCCGCCGGCTGGCCGCGGCCGGGCTCGTCGAGCCCCCACGCACCCGCACCGGCGCCACCCCGTCCGACCCGTCCGAACCACCACCCGAAGTCGCCCGCGTCATGGAGATGTCCGTGGACCCGGACGTCGCCCTGCTCCGCCGACTCCGTGACGCCCTGGAGGCAACGCTGTGA
- a CDS encoding MurR/RpiR family transcriptional regulator: MTETTNSPAARLQQLFEGHRLTPTQRRIAHCMVRRAADVAFLSSVELAELAGVSQPSVTRFAVALGFDGYPALRRHLREVAPAEPTADSGKDAFNEYQQAVHAEIENLRHLAEMLADPGPVEQAGRLLAASRPLPVLGLRAASSQARGFAYFAAKVHPDVRLLDEGGTMLADRIDAARRAGASALVCFALPRHPKEVVEALAYARESGLTVVTVADSAFAPVAAHSDLLIPAAVGTGLAFDTACAPMLLGRVLLESMCDGLPDAQARLEEFDARAAERGLFVE; encoded by the coding sequence ATGACCGAGACCACCAACAGCCCTGCGGCGCGGCTGCAGCAGCTCTTCGAGGGGCACCGGCTCACCCCGACCCAGCGCCGCATCGCCCACTGCATGGTGCGCCGCGCCGCCGACGTGGCGTTCCTGTCCAGCGTCGAACTGGCCGAGCTCGCCGGCGTCAGCCAGCCCTCCGTCACCCGCTTCGCCGTCGCGCTCGGCTTCGACGGCTACCCGGCGCTGCGCCGCCATCTGCGCGAGGTCGCGCCCGCCGAACCCACCGCGGACTCGGGCAAGGACGCCTTCAACGAGTACCAGCAGGCCGTCCACGCCGAGATCGAGAACCTGCGGCACCTCGCCGAGATGCTCGCCGACCCGGGCCCGGTCGAGCAGGCGGGCCGGCTCCTCGCCGCCTCCCGGCCGCTGCCCGTGCTCGGCCTGCGCGCCGCCTCGTCCCAGGCGCGCGGCTTCGCGTACTTCGCGGCCAAGGTCCACCCGGACGTACGCCTCCTCGACGAGGGCGGCACGATGCTCGCCGACCGCATCGACGCCGCCCGGCGCGCGGGCGCGAGCGCGCTGGTCTGCTTCGCCCTGCCGCGGCACCCGAAGGAGGTCGTGGAGGCGCTCGCCTACGCCCGCGAGAGCGGGCTGACCGTCGTCACGGTCGCCGACTCGGCCTTCGCCCCCGTCGCCGCGCACAGCGACCTGCTGATCCCGGCCGCCGTCGGCACGGGCCTCGCCTTCGACACGGCCTGCGCCCCGATGCTGCTGGGGCGGGTGCTGCTGGAGTCGATGTGCGACGGCCTGCCGGACGCGCAGGCGCGGCTGGAGGAGTTCGACGCGCGGGCGGCGGAGCGGGGCCTGTTCGTGGAGTAG
- a CDS encoding aromatic amino acid ammonia-lyase: MSSRMVDRPTGAADLVVLDGQRLPVADVVRLADGAARPVPATEAMKSVEYAWDAARELAASGRVYGRSTGVGANRSEDVPTGAAADHGLRLLRSHAGAIGEPLPAREVRAMLAVRANQLLAGGAGLRPGVITALCEALETGAYPVVHEYGSVGTGDIAALAQMGLALAGEHPWLGPGPAPGPQPLDNNDALALISSNALTLGQSALALDELRRLVTATELVAALSLLAVDGSYEPYAEPVHEARPHPGSTAVAARMRAVLGAPARPTPPLGRIQDPYGFRCLPQIHGPAHDAADALEQALTIEINAAAENPLIRPDDHAAYHHGGFYLAGLALALDHFRLSLTQVARLSTSRLSALNEPAFTRLRPFLADTEPASSGVMILEYAAGAALGDLRACSAPASLGHAVLSRGVEEQASFASLAARQTLRASGPYRLVVGCELVAAVRALRQRDLRPDPELPVGRAFALAEAVLDEEAADRPLTDDVTAAATLIDTLGTLADPDRGTA, translated from the coding sequence ATGTCGTCCCGCATGGTGGACAGGCCGACCGGCGCCGCCGACCTCGTCGTCCTCGACGGACAGCGCCTCCCCGTCGCCGACGTCGTCCGGCTCGCCGACGGAGCCGCCCGCCCCGTGCCCGCCACCGAGGCGATGAAGAGCGTCGAGTACGCCTGGGACGCCGCCCGCGAACTCGCCGCATCGGGCCGCGTGTACGGCCGCTCCACCGGCGTCGGCGCCAACCGGAGCGAGGACGTCCCCACCGGGGCGGCCGCCGACCACGGCCTGCGGCTGCTGCGCAGCCACGCCGGCGCCATCGGCGAGCCGCTGCCGGCCCGCGAGGTCCGCGCCATGCTCGCTGTCCGCGCCAACCAGCTCCTCGCCGGCGGCGCCGGACTGCGCCCCGGCGTGATCACCGCGCTCTGCGAGGCGCTGGAGACCGGCGCGTACCCCGTCGTCCACGAGTACGGCTCCGTCGGCACCGGCGACATCGCGGCGCTCGCCCAGATGGGCCTCGCCCTGGCCGGAGAGCACCCCTGGCTGGGCCCCGGCCCCGCACCCGGGCCCCAGCCCCTCGACAACAACGACGCCCTGGCCCTGATCAGCAGCAACGCGCTCACCCTCGGCCAGTCCGCGCTCGCCCTCGACGAACTCCGCCGTCTCGTCACCGCCACCGAACTCGTCGCCGCGCTCTCCCTCCTCGCCGTCGACGGCTCCTACGAGCCCTACGCCGAGCCCGTCCACGAGGCCCGCCCCCACCCCGGCTCCACCGCGGTCGCCGCGCGGATGCGCGCGGTGCTCGGCGCGCCCGCCCGTCCGACGCCCCCGCTCGGCCGGATCCAGGACCCGTACGGCTTCCGCTGTCTGCCGCAGATCCACGGGCCCGCGCACGACGCGGCGGACGCGCTGGAGCAGGCGCTCACCATCGAGATCAACGCCGCCGCCGAGAACCCCCTGATCCGCCCCGACGACCACGCCGCCTACCACCACGGCGGCTTCTACCTCGCCGGACTCGCCCTCGCCCTCGACCACTTCAGGCTCTCGCTCACCCAGGTCGCCAGGCTCTCCACCTCCCGGCTCTCCGCGCTCAACGAGCCCGCCTTCACCCGGCTGCGGCCCTTCCTCGCGGACACCGAGCCCGCCTCGTCGGGGGTGATGATCCTCGAATACGCCGCCGGGGCGGCCCTCGGCGATCTTCGCGCCTGTTCCGCCCCCGCGTCCCTCGGCCACGCGGTACTGTCCCGTGGCGTCGAGGAGCAGGCCAGCTTCGCCTCGCTCGCCGCCCGCCAGACTCTTCGGGCGAGCGGCCCCTACCGGCTCGTCGTCGGCTGCGAACTCGTCGCCGCCGTACGGGCGCTGCGCCAGCGCGATCTGCGTCCCGACCCGGAGCTCCCGGTCGGGCGGGCCTTCGCGCTGGCCGAGGCCGTCCTCGACGAGGAAGCCGCCGACCGGCCGCTGACCGATGACGTGACGGCGGCGGCCACACTGATCGACACGTTGGGCACACTGGCTGATCCGGACAGGGGGACGGCATGA
- a CDS encoding ABC transporter permease, with amino-acid sequence MTVDWSWLADHTGDLAALTATHLQAALSAVFFGLVISLPLAVVAHRIRPLRGFLLGLSNVLFTIPSIAVFVLLLPVSGLTRTTTVTGLTIYTLVVLLRNTVEGLDSVPARTKEAAKAMGTRPLRTLLTVELPLALPVIMAGVRIATVMSISLVSVATYIGDGGLGQLFTDGFQRGFPTPVIAGVVLTLLLALAADALLVAVQHLLTPWRRKRA; translated from the coding sequence ATGACCGTCGACTGGAGCTGGCTCGCCGACCACACCGGTGATCTCGCCGCGCTCACCGCCACCCATCTCCAGGCCGCCCTGTCCGCCGTGTTCTTCGGGCTCGTCATCTCGCTGCCGCTCGCCGTCGTGGCCCACCGGATACGGCCGCTGCGCGGGTTCCTGCTCGGGCTGTCGAACGTGCTGTTCACGATCCCGTCCATCGCCGTGTTCGTGCTGCTGCTCCCGGTCTCCGGGCTCACCCGCACCACCACCGTGACCGGGCTGACGATCTACACCCTGGTGGTCCTGCTCCGGAACACCGTCGAAGGCCTCGACTCGGTCCCGGCGAGGACCAAGGAGGCGGCCAAGGCCATGGGCACCCGGCCGCTGCGCACCCTGCTCACCGTGGAGCTGCCGCTCGCCCTGCCCGTGATCATGGCCGGCGTACGGATCGCGACCGTCATGTCCATCTCGCTCGTCAGCGTCGCCACGTACATCGGCGACGGCGGCCTCGGACAGCTCTTCACCGACGGCTTCCAGCGCGGCTTCCCCACCCCGGTCATCGCCGGGGTCGTCCTCACCCTGCTCCTCGCACTGGCCGCGGACGCGCTGCTGGTCGCCGTGCAGCATCTCCTCACCCCCTGGCGAAGGAAGCGAGCCTGA
- a CDS encoding ABC transporter permease, translating to MYELFKDLGAWLTSGAQWSGSDGIAHRLAEHLQYSLLATLIAAAIALPVGLLIGHTGRGAFLAINLASFGRALPTVGLVVLVFLAGGLSMTPVYVALVALAVPAIVTNTYAGMTAVDPEVKDAARGQGMRGHQVLIRVELPLALPLIMTGLRLALIQVVATATIAAYVSFGGLGRYVFDGLAQRDLVQVLGGAVLVAVVAVVLDLGLSALHRALFLPQRPGGRGRTPRPPRTTA from the coding sequence GTGTACGAGCTGTTCAAGGACCTCGGCGCCTGGCTCACCAGCGGCGCCCAGTGGTCGGGCTCCGACGGAATCGCGCACCGGCTCGCCGAGCACCTCCAGTACTCGCTGCTCGCCACACTCATCGCCGCCGCGATCGCGCTGCCGGTCGGTCTGCTCATCGGGCACACCGGCCGCGGCGCCTTCCTCGCCATCAACCTCGCCTCGTTCGGCCGCGCGCTGCCCACCGTCGGCCTGGTCGTGCTCGTCTTCCTGGCCGGCGGTCTCTCCATGACCCCGGTGTACGTGGCGCTGGTGGCCCTCGCCGTCCCGGCGATCGTCACCAACACCTACGCCGGCATGACCGCCGTGGACCCGGAGGTGAAGGACGCCGCCCGCGGCCAGGGCATGCGCGGCCACCAGGTCCTCATCCGGGTCGAACTGCCGCTCGCGCTGCCGCTGATCATGACCGGGCTGCGCCTGGCGCTCATCCAGGTCGTGGCCACGGCCACCATCGCGGCGTACGTCAGCTTCGGCGGACTCGGCCGGTACGTCTTCGACGGGCTCGCCCAGCGCGATCTCGTCCAGGTGCTCGGCGGAGCCGTCCTCGTCGCGGTCGTCGCCGTCGTGCTCGACCTGGGCCTCTCCGCCCTGCACCGCGCCCTCTTCCTCCCCCAGCGCCCTGGGGGGCGTGGGCGGACCCCCCGACCGCCCCGCACAACCGCGTAA
- a CDS encoding ABC transporter substrate-binding protein — translation MNRRTLLGGLFAAASVPALAACSSGITSLEGEGGTLGGGGSSKDGLTIGTANFTENQILGFLYAAVLGAAGVKTTVRPNLGTREILIPALRGGDIDLLPEYQGALLHYLDPKAEATEEGEMQNALAVALPAGLQILPYGAAEDSDAFAVTRETAEKYGLRTLADLARQNGKLVIGAAPEVKKRVVGVIGLKDVYGVEFKEFKSLDSSGPLVKGALKKGDVDVANLFTTDTDIKAEGWVVLEDPKNLVPGQHVVPLIADRKADSTVRKALARLGNALTTEALTELNRQVDKDKKDPEDVANAWAEANGLTKKTKKGA, via the coding sequence ATGAACCGACGCACCCTGCTCGGCGGACTGTTCGCCGCCGCCTCCGTGCCCGCGCTCGCCGCATGCAGCAGCGGCATCACCTCCCTCGAGGGCGAGGGCGGCACCCTCGGCGGCGGCGGATCGAGCAAGGACGGGCTCACCATCGGCACGGCAAATTTCACCGAGAACCAGATACTCGGGTTCCTCTATGCCGCCGTCCTCGGTGCGGCCGGCGTGAAGACGACCGTCCGCCCCAACCTCGGCACCCGCGAGATCCTCATCCCCGCCCTCAGGGGCGGCGACATCGACCTGCTTCCCGAGTACCAGGGCGCGCTGCTCCACTACCTCGACCCGAAGGCGGAGGCCACCGAGGAGGGGGAGATGCAGAACGCCCTCGCCGTCGCCCTGCCCGCGGGCCTCCAGATCCTTCCGTACGGCGCCGCCGAGGACTCCGACGCCTTCGCCGTCACCCGCGAGACCGCCGAGAAGTACGGCCTCAGGACCCTCGCCGACCTCGCCCGGCAGAACGGCAAGCTGGTCATCGGCGCCGCGCCCGAGGTGAAGAAGCGGGTCGTCGGCGTCATCGGGCTGAAGGACGTGTACGGCGTCGAGTTCAAGGAGTTCAAGTCCCTCGATTCCTCCGGACCGCTGGTCAAGGGAGCGCTGAAGAAGGGCGACGTGGACGTCGCGAACCTCTTCACCACCGACACCGACATCAAGGCCGAGGGCTGGGTCGTCCTGGAGGACCCCAAGAACCTCGTCCCGGGCCAGCACGTCGTCCCGCTGATCGCCGACCGCAAGGCCGACTCCACCGTGCGCAAGGCCCTCGCCCGCCTCGGCAACGCGCTCACCACCGAGGCGCTCACCGAACTCAACCGCCAGGTCGACAAGGACAAGAAGGACCCGGAGGACGTAGCGAACGCCTGGGCCGAGGCCAACGGCCTGACGAAGAAGACGAAGAAGGGAGCCTGA
- a CDS encoding cystathionine beta-synthase — MQFHDSMISLVGNTPLVKLNSVTAGIQATVLAKVEYFNPGGSVKDRIALRMIEAAEQSGELRPGGTIVEPTSGNTGVGLAIVAQQKGYKCIFVCPDKVSTDKINVLRAYGAEVVVCPTAVDPEHPDSYYNVSDRLVRETPGAWKPDQYSNPNNPRSHYETTGPELWEQTDGKITHFVAGVGTGGTISGTGRYLREVSGDTVRIVGADPEGSVYSGGSGRPYLVEGVGEDFWPTAYDRTVTDEIVAVSDKDSFQMTRRLAKEEGLLVGGSCGMAVVAALRVAEGLGPDDVVVVLLPDSGRGYLSKIFNDEWMNDYGFLEQAGDEPRVGEVLQHKEGGLPSLVHMHPDETVGQAIDVLREYGVSQMPIVKPGAGHPDVMAAEVIGSVVERELLDALFTQRASLNDPLEKHMSPPLPQVGSGEPVGDLMSVLGAADAAIVLVEGKPTGVVSRQDLLSFLARTANK; from the coding sequence GTGCAATTCCACGACTCGATGATCAGTCTGGTTGGCAATACCCCGCTGGTGAAGCTGAACAGCGTGACCGCGGGCATTCAGGCGACAGTCCTCGCCAAGGTCGAGTACTTCAACCCCGGCGGATCGGTGAAGGACCGCATCGCCCTGCGCATGATCGAGGCCGCTGAGCAGAGCGGTGAGCTCCGGCCGGGCGGCACGATCGTGGAGCCGACGAGCGGCAACACGGGCGTCGGCCTCGCCATCGTGGCCCAGCAGAAGGGCTACAAGTGCATCTTCGTCTGCCCCGACAAGGTGTCCACGGACAAGATCAACGTGCTGCGTGCGTACGGCGCCGAGGTCGTGGTCTGCCCGACCGCGGTCGACCCCGAGCACCCGGACTCCTACTACAACGTCTCCGACCGGCTCGTCCGTGAGACGCCGGGCGCCTGGAAGCCGGACCAGTACTCCAACCCGAACAACCCGCGCTCGCACTACGAGACCACCGGTCCCGAACTGTGGGAGCAGACCGACGGGAAAATCACCCATTTCGTCGCGGGCGTCGGCACCGGCGGCACCATCTCCGGCACCGGCCGCTACCTGAGGGAGGTCAGCGGCGACACGGTCCGCATCGTCGGCGCGGACCCCGAGGGCTCCGTCTACTCCGGCGGCTCCGGCCGGCCGTACCTGGTCGAGGGCGTCGGTGAGGACTTCTGGCCGACCGCCTACGACCGGACGGTCACCGACGAGATCGTCGCCGTGTCCGACAAGGACTCCTTCCAGATGACCCGCCGCCTCGCCAAGGAGGAGGGCCTGCTGGTCGGCGGCTCCTGCGGGATGGCGGTCGTCGCCGCGCTGCGCGTCGCCGAGGGGCTCGGCCCGGACGACGTCGTCGTCGTGCTGCTCCCGGACAGCGGCCGCGGCTATCTGTCGAAGATCTTCAACGACGAGTGGATGAACGACTACGGCTTCCTGGAGCAGGCCGGCGACGAGCCGCGGGTCGGCGAGGTGCTCCAGCACAAGGAGGGCGGACTGCCCTCGCTCGTGCACATGCACCCCGACGAGACGGTCGGCCAGGCCATCGACGTCCTGCGCGAGTACGGCGTCTCGCAGATGCCGATCGTCAAGCCGGGCGCCGGGCACCCCGATGTGATGGCCGCCGAGGTCATCGGCTCGGTCGTGGAACGGGAGCTGCTGGACGCGCTGTTCACCCAGCGGGCGTCGCTCAACGACCCGCTGGAGAAGCACATGAGCCCGCCGCTGCCGCAGGTCGGCTCCGGTGAGCCGGTCGGCGACCTGATGTCCGTGCTCGGCGCGGCGGACGCGGCGATCGTGCTGGTCGAGGGCAAGCCCACGGGCGTGGTGAGCAGGCAGGACCTGCTGTCGTTCCTGGCGAGGACCGCCAACAAGTAG
- a CDS encoding SGNH/GDSL hydrolase family protein: protein MARRIAAGAAYGGGGIGLLGAAAVGVVLAEVQLAKRSVGGGTAPLPPVPDGLYGTAYGLADPLRFALLGDSTAVGQGVRRAGHTPGALLASGLAAVAERPVELRIVAEPGARSDDLERQTGLALADPGQAPDVCVIMVGANDVTHRMSPTQSVRHLSASVRRLRTAGAEVVVGTCPDLGTIEPVYQPLRWLARRASRQLAAAQTIVVVEQGGRTVSLGDLLGPEFEANPREMFGADNYHPSAEGYATAAMAVLPTLCAVLGLWPETDRLDADRDEGMLPVAKAAAEAAEEAGTEVTGARAPWALLKHRRRRRLPAPVAAEPAPTPDRGPAPASASEASPAEVHGSD from the coding sequence GTGGCGCGGCGCATCGCCGCCGGCGCGGCATACGGCGGTGGCGGAATCGGCCTGCTCGGAGCGGCGGCGGTGGGAGTGGTGCTGGCCGAGGTGCAGCTGGCGAAGCGGTCGGTGGGCGGCGGCACGGCCCCGCTGCCGCCCGTCCCCGACGGGCTGTACGGGACGGCGTACGGGCTGGCGGACCCGCTGCGGTTCGCCCTCCTGGGCGACTCGACCGCGGTCGGCCAGGGCGTGCGCCGGGCCGGGCACACCCCGGGAGCGCTGCTGGCGTCGGGGCTCGCGGCGGTGGCGGAGCGGCCGGTGGAGCTGCGGATCGTGGCCGAGCCGGGCGCCAGGTCCGACGATCTGGAGCGGCAGACCGGGCTGGCGCTGGCGGATCCCGGCCAGGCCCCGGACGTCTGCGTGATCATGGTCGGCGCGAACGACGTCACCCACCGGATGTCGCCGACCCAGTCGGTGCGCCATCTGTCGGCGTCGGTGCGGCGGCTGCGCACGGCCGGCGCGGAGGTGGTGGTGGGCACCTGCCCTGATCTCGGCACCATCGAGCCGGTGTACCAGCCGCTGCGATGGCTCGCGCGACGGGCGTCGCGCCAGCTCGCGGCCGCCCAGACGATCGTCGTGGTCGAGCAGGGCGGCCGCACCGTGTCGCTGGGCGACCTGCTGGGCCCGGAGTTCGAGGCGAACCCGCGCGAGATGTTCGGCGCGGACAACTACCACCCGTCGGCCGAGGGCTATGCGACGGCGGCGATGGCGGTGCTGCCGACGCTGTGCGCCGTGCTCGGCCTGTGGCCGGAGACCGACCGCCTGGACGCCGACCGCGACGAGGGCATGCTGCCGGTCGCGAAGGCCGCGGCGGAGGCGGCGGAGGAGGCCGGCACCGAGGTCACGGGCGCCCGCGCCCCCTGGGCCCTGCTCAAGCACCGCCGCCGGCGCCGGCTGCCGGCCCCGGTCGCGGCGGAGCCCGCCCCCACCCCGGACCGCGGGCCCGCGCCCGCGTCCGCGTCCGAGGCGAGCCCCGCCGAGGTCCACGGCTCCGACTGA
- a CDS encoding DUF4287 domain-containing protein: protein MSQVFSEETHRNLLSRIPHCTGREIADWLRTVEEGPALFRFEEKVSWLRSEHNLAYGHAKAIIHEYDLRRAARKLL, encoded by the coding sequence ATGTCCCAAGTCTTCTCCGAAGAGACCCACCGCAACCTGCTCTCCCGCATCCCCCATTGCACCGGTCGTGAAATCGCCGACTGGCTGCGCACCGTCGAGGAAGGCCCCGCTCTCTTCCGTTTCGAGGAGAAGGTCAGCTGGCTCCGGAGCGAGCACAACCTGGCCTACGGACACGCGAAAGCGATCATCCATGAGTACGACCTGAGGCGGGCGGCCCGCAAGCTGCTCTAG